Proteins from one Nitrososphaera sp. genomic window:
- a CDS encoding winged helix-turn-helix domain-containing protein yields the protein MGEVYRNSVTIVGDVLRIADESGISGVNLTSLLRKANLSYGRLANVASKLMQAGMMNEEVQDGQRIYHITSKGKEYLYRYRQFSEMADSFGLKL from the coding sequence ATGGGCGAGGTGTACCGCAACAGCGTGACTATTGTTGGGGATGTTCTTCGCATTGCAGACGAATCGGGCATTTCTGGCGTGAACCTTACCTCGCTGCTACGCAAGGCCAATTTGTCATACGGGAGGCTCGCAAACGTCGCCTCAAAACTCATGCAGGCCGGGATGATGAATGAGGAAGTGCAGGACGGACAGCGCATCTACCACATTACATCGAAGGGCAAGGAGTACCTCTACAGGTATCGCCAGTTCTCGGAAATGGCCGACTCATTTGGCCTGAAACTTTAG
- a CDS encoding HNH endonuclease signature motif containing protein has protein sequence MSFFGGPSDAPSYDKKKYEHLTLSIRQTVLERARNRCQKCSVKFGPSVEPRFEHINKSKKDNRPANLRALCPQCFGELEAKEKGKGLFSGKIKGMFGS, from the coding sequence GTGTCTTTTTTTGGAGGCCCATCAGATGCTCCAAGCTATGATAAGAAAAAGTACGAACATCTCACCCTGAGCATCCGACAAACCGTCCTGGAACGAGCACGCAACAGGTGCCAGAAATGCTCCGTCAAGTTCGGCCCAAGCGTGGAGCCAAGGTTCGAGCACATCAACAAATCAAAGAAGGACAACCGGCCGGCTAACCTGCGCGCTCTCTGCCCGCAGTGCTTTGGCGAACTGGAGGCCAAAGAGAAGGGCAAGGGGCTTTTCAGCGGCAAGATCAAGGGCATGTTTGGATCCTGA
- a CDS encoding DedA family protein — protein MALLELLQPLVTAITSWISSLGYIGIFGLMVLESALIPIPSEIIMPFSGYLASTGRFEPWAVVLAGTLGNLVGSVLTYYLGLKAGRALILRYGRYVLFRESHLRTVEGWFSKYGDRTAFIGRLLPGVRTYVSLPAGIGEMRIGRFVVYTFVGSLIWNSMLTFVGMQLGENWKNIDKYSIYLDLAAAAAVLGFVIWFVRASRSSGKDPKARQPSKEKSQN, from the coding sequence ATGGCCCTGCTCGAACTCTTGCAGCCGCTCGTTACGGCGATCACTTCTTGGATATCAAGCCTCGGGTATATCGGGATCTTTGGGCTGATGGTACTTGAAAGCGCCCTCATTCCGATTCCAAGCGAAATTATAATGCCGTTTTCAGGTTACCTTGCTTCCACCGGCAGGTTCGAGCCCTGGGCAGTGGTGCTTGCCGGTACCCTTGGCAATCTTGTCGGGTCTGTCCTTACATACTACCTGGGATTAAAAGCGGGGAGGGCATTGATCCTGAGGTACGGGAGGTATGTGCTTTTCCGCGAGTCGCACCTCCGAACCGTCGAAGGCTGGTTTTCAAAGTACGGTGACAGGACTGCCTTCATTGGTAGGCTGTTGCCGGGTGTGCGAACCTATGTCTCGCTGCCGGCAGGAATTGGTGAAATGAGGATAGGCCGGTTTGTGGTATACACTTTTGTCGGCTCGCTTATCTGGAATTCGATGCTGACTTTTGTCGGCATGCAGCTTGGTGAAAACTGGAAGAATATTGACAAGTATTCAATCTACCTTGACCTGGCCGCGGCTGCAGCAGTTCTGGGCTTTGTCATATGGTTTGTCAGGGCGAGCAGAAGCTCCGGAAAAGACCCTAAGGCTCGACAACCGTCAAAGGAAAAAAGTCAGAATTAA
- a CDS encoding protein translocase SEC61 complex subunit gamma, translating into MIERKVTEIFQTLRLAKKTSKDDYIQHLRLVILGIAAVGGIAFVIKLLAEFVTLGTRGR; encoded by the coding sequence ATGATAGAACGCAAAGTAACCGAAATATTCCAGACCCTCAGGCTGGCAAAGAAGACAAGCAAAGACGATTACATCCAGCACCTCAGGCTTGTAATCCTCGGGATTGCTGCCGTAGGAGGCATCGCATTCGTCATAAAGCTGCTTGCGGAATTCGTCACCCTGGGCACCCGTGGAAGATAG
- the ligD gene encoding non-homologous end-joining DNA ligase, translating to MLREYKEKRDFTNTPEPSGDRNLFREKSAPLRFVIQKHSASRLHYDFRLETADGALMSWAVPKGLSLDPKDKRLAVETEDHPLSYINFEGTIPEGNYGAGTVIVWDTGQYEPLGDEIRKQQATGRVRFILHGQRFKGEYSMIRMKRSADGAKNQWLIVKTADKFAHTNDSDAGSLTGSINTRDSAGRDKSHQRQNAGTRSKGRHSGKPGSRIPSSVRPMLATAIDQPFDSKDWVFEVKWDGVRAVLFYDKDAGVVRLQSRNQREITSRYPELIREVDSSIHCDSSAVLDGEIVVLNDRGVPDFQSHQSRMNLDSERDIERYSRQLPATYFVFDILYLDGRSLQKLGFVQRRKILSKVVQHKSNGHSLIRISDYIEGDGRQLFRNAVEEGLEGLVAKRKQSTYEQGARSSAWLKIKGVLTQDCVVIGYTKGEGNREGLFGSLILAAFDSKLNRFRFVGHSGSGFGTQQLRQALNVMSALRVEACPIGDVPHVNRQAVWLKPRLIAEIKFSGWTREGIMRAPIFLRFRDDKQPRDCTLDSPADLEKVLQDAAESKDDAREISIDSRPANAAQGRAAPYLTNLNKVFFPQAPGAGNPAGLRKKDLIDYYQSVATHILPHLRDRPLSLKRYPDGINGKSFFHKNWNQSRPEFVDSMTVYSDSRGDVINYILCNNVDTLLWLANLGCIEMHPWYSHVSDRSACASHAAAKREGAADDGMLDESKCGLASPDFIVFDLDPYIYSGKERAGQEPEYNKKAYMATVDVALDLKELLDSLHIVSYVKTSGKTGLHIFIPVVRSYTFEQTRRFAEVIGRMLLANGTRGMTMQWNVSERKEKVFFDYNQNARGKTVASVLSVRPTADATVSMPLAWNRLEERLPTDYTILTAPDYLKNYGDPWRDIFDHRQDLYGLLVGTSDVA from the coding sequence ATGTTAAGGGAATACAAGGAAAAACGCGACTTCACAAATACTCCGGAGCCCAGCGGTGACAGGAATCTTTTCCGGGAAAAATCAGCGCCTCTCCGTTTTGTAATTCAAAAGCATTCGGCCAGCAGGCTCCATTACGACTTTAGACTGGAGACCGCTGACGGGGCGCTAATGTCGTGGGCCGTACCCAAGGGATTGTCGCTTGACCCGAAGGACAAGCGCCTTGCAGTCGAAACTGAAGACCATCCGCTAAGCTATATCAATTTTGAAGGGACTATACCCGAAGGAAACTATGGGGCAGGTACCGTCATTGTCTGGGACACGGGACAGTACGAGCCGCTCGGCGATGAGATACGAAAGCAGCAGGCCACCGGCAGAGTCCGATTCATCCTGCACGGTCAAAGGTTCAAGGGGGAGTATTCCATGATTAGGATGAAACGCTCCGCAGACGGCGCCAAGAATCAGTGGCTCATAGTGAAAACAGCAGATAAATTTGCGCATACAAATGACTCGGACGCCGGGAGCCTGACTGGTTCAATCAACACAAGGGACTCCGCCGGGCGCGATAAATCACATCAGCGTCAGAATGCTGGCACACGCTCAAAAGGTAGGCACTCCGGTAAGCCTGGTTCGCGCATTCCGTCTTCGGTGCGGCCCATGCTGGCGACTGCAATAGACCAGCCATTTGACAGCAAGGACTGGGTCTTTGAGGTAAAATGGGACGGAGTGAGGGCGGTCCTTTTCTATGACAAGGATGCGGGCGTCGTAAGACTGCAGTCCAGAAACCAGAGGGAGATAACATCCAGGTATCCCGAGTTGATACGCGAAGTGGATTCTTCAATCCACTGCGATTCCTCGGCGGTTCTGGACGGCGAAATAGTCGTGCTCAACGACAGGGGAGTACCGGATTTTCAAAGCCATCAAAGTAGGATGAATCTGGACTCAGAACGCGACATCGAGCGCTATTCCCGTCAGCTGCCTGCAACCTATTTCGTATTTGACATCCTCTATCTGGACGGCCGCAGCCTCCAGAAACTGGGCTTTGTGCAACGGCGTAAAATTCTCTCAAAAGTAGTTCAGCACAAATCCAACGGTCATTCGCTTATCAGAATATCTGATTATATTGAAGGTGACGGCAGACAGCTCTTCCGAAACGCCGTTGAGGAGGGACTCGAGGGGCTGGTTGCAAAAAGAAAACAGAGCACCTATGAACAGGGCGCGCGCTCCTCCGCCTGGCTCAAGATAAAAGGTGTCTTGACCCAGGATTGCGTGGTCATTGGCTACACGAAAGGCGAGGGAAACCGGGAAGGACTGTTCGGCTCGCTTATTCTTGCGGCATTTGACAGCAAACTGAATCGATTCCGCTTTGTCGGGCATTCCGGCAGCGGCTTTGGAACGCAGCAGCTTCGACAAGCGCTCAATGTTATGTCCGCTCTGAGGGTTGAGGCGTGTCCAATAGGAGACGTTCCTCATGTCAACAGGCAGGCAGTCTGGCTTAAACCGCGTCTTATCGCGGAGATAAAATTTAGCGGCTGGACGAGGGAGGGCATTATGCGAGCGCCAATATTTCTCCGCTTCAGAGACGACAAGCAGCCCCGGGATTGCACGCTTGATTCTCCAGCTGATTTGGAGAAAGTCCTTCAGGATGCAGCTGAAAGCAAAGATGATGCAAGGGAAATATCGATAGATTCCCGGCCGGCTAATGCGGCCCAAGGAAGGGCAGCGCCCTATCTTACCAATTTGAACAAGGTCTTTTTCCCGCAGGCACCCGGCGCGGGAAATCCGGCGGGCCTTAGAAAAAAAGACCTAATAGACTACTACCAGAGCGTCGCAACGCATATTCTGCCTCACCTCCGCGACAGGCCTCTTTCCCTAAAGAGGTACCCAGACGGGATTAATGGCAAGTCCTTTTTTCACAAGAACTGGAACCAGTCAAGGCCGGAATTCGTGGATTCCATGACAGTCTATTCTGACTCGCGGGGAGACGTTATCAACTACATCTTATGCAATAACGTGGACACGCTTCTCTGGCTAGCAAACCTTGGGTGCATCGAAATGCATCCATGGTACAGCCACGTTTCTGACAGGTCTGCGTGTGCCAGCCACGCAGCAGCAAAGCGGGAAGGTGCGGCAGATGATGGAATGCTGGACGAGTCCAAGTGCGGGCTCGCAAGTCCGGACTTTATCGTTTTTGACCTCGACCCTTACATCTATTCGGGCAAGGAGCGTGCAGGTCAGGAACCCGAGTACAACAAGAAGGCTTACATGGCGACGGTTGACGTGGCCTTGGATCTGAAGGAGCTTCTCGACAGCCTCCATATCGTGTCGTACGTAAAGACCAGCGGCAAAACGGGACTCCACATATTCATCCCTGTTGTCCGGTCCTATACCTTTGAGCAGACTAGGCGCTTTGCCGAGGTGATCGGGAGAATGCTTTTGGCGAACGGAACCCGGGGAATGACCATGCAATGGAACGTGTCGGAAAGAAAGGAAAAGGTGTTCTTTGACTACAACCAGAATGCGCGCGGCAAGACGGTCGCGTCGGTCCTGTCCGTCAGGCCCACTGCAGATGCGACGGTATCTATGCCTCTGGCATGGAACCGGCTCGAAGAAAGACTTCCGACAGACTATACCATTCTGACGGCACCGGACTATCTGAAAAATTATGGAGACCCCTGGCGCGATATTTTCGATCACAGGCAGGATCTTTACGGGCTGCTAGTCGGGACGTCAGACGTCGCCTGA
- a CDS encoding NosD domain-containing protein codes for MRDGFNHLKVTGIILLLGISLVLLVPASGIVSTAFAQSSSPATPFSPDIFSKQFTGNPLSQPSNSQNAPQAQRPVNSSAAANSTAEQSSAKLQSEIFAAQSLNNALGQQSVNQSKTLQAETQQSSACGQKIFKNTTLTSNIICNGSAFIAASNGITISLNGYTITGMGITKDNPSNSKGIGITNKADVRILGPGVIRGFDKGVAISGGRGSSVVGVILQSNNNGIGLSSTNSTVLYGNLIMNNKAGIASQSSNSGNMSSNIVTGNKDKGISLSDSNGFTIDNNVLNQNANNGVILDSQSTNNQLARNAFVSNNIDINNAFGLLPSVNDNSFIDNNCLTSSPTGLCFGR; via the coding sequence GTGAGAGACGGATTCAACCACCTTAAAGTAACCGGCATAATCTTGTTGCTTGGAATTTCTCTAGTGCTTCTCGTTCCTGCTTCGGGCATCGTAAGCACCGCGTTTGCGCAATCAAGTTCTCCCGCTACTCCATTCAGCCCGGACATTTTTTCAAAGCAGTTTACCGGGAACCCGCTGTCGCAGCCAAGTAATTCTCAAAACGCGCCACAGGCTCAGCGCCCCGTAAATTCAAGCGCAGCGGCAAATTCAACCGCGGAGCAATCCTCTGCCAAATTGCAGAGTGAAATATTTGCTGCGCAGTCGCTGAACAACGCCCTTGGTCAGCAGTCTGTCAATCAGAGCAAGACTTTGCAGGCAGAGACACAGCAATCAAGTGCCTGTGGACAGAAAATCTTCAAAAACACTACGCTTACGTCAAACATCATTTGCAACGGCAGTGCGTTTATTGCTGCTTCGAACGGGATAACCATCAGCCTGAACGGCTATACAATCACCGGGATGGGAATAACAAAGGACAACCCCTCGAACTCGAAGGGCATAGGGATTACAAACAAGGCAGACGTAAGGATTTTGGGACCCGGTGTAATCAGAGGCTTCGACAAGGGTGTAGCGATTTCCGGCGGCAGGGGCTCTTCCGTGGTCGGGGTCATACTCCAATCAAACAACAACGGAATCGGGCTTTCTTCGACCAACAGCACGGTCCTGTACGGAAATCTAATCATGAACAATAAGGCCGGAATTGCGTCGCAGTCAAGTAATTCGGGAAACATGTCAAGCAACATAGTCACAGGCAACAAGGACAAAGGGATCTCGCTATCCGATTCAAACGGGTTTACGATTGACAACAACGTACTGAATCAAAACGCAAACAACGGCGTAATCCTCGATTCCCAGAGCACAAACAACCAACTTGCACGCAACGCGTTTGTGTCGAACAACATTGACATTAACAATGCATTCGGTCTGCTGCCAAGCGTAAATGACAATTCATTCATCGACAATAACTGCCTGACGAGCAGCCCGACCGGGCTGTGCTTTGGGAGATAA
- a CDS encoding Lrp/AsnC family transcriptional regulator, translating into MRILSELTKDASVSVPRLSKKLNINASVLYSRIKRLTKRSLVKKFTVIVNEGMLGINVKATVGINRDPKLKESIHSELLKIPEVRSLSEVTGRFDMIVSVSAHTLEELHNVVIERVGKIEGIQNTETFVEMQRTDKEPNYSAHASKAQ; encoded by the coding sequence ATGCGAATCTTGTCCGAGCTGACAAAAGATGCCAGCGTCTCCGTACCGAGGTTGAGCAAAAAGCTCAACATCAACGCATCTGTTCTTTACAGCAGGATTAAGCGGCTCACTAAGCGCAGTTTGGTCAAGAAATTTACTGTGATAGTCAATGAAGGCATGCTAGGGATTAACGTCAAGGCGACGGTTGGGATAAATCGTGACCCCAAACTGAAGGAGTCGATTCACTCTGAACTATTAAAAATCCCCGAGGTCCGGTCGCTTTCAGAGGTCACGGGAAGGTTTGACATGATAGTAAGCGTGAGCGCGCACACGCTCGAGGAACTTCACAACGTAGTCATCGAAAGGGTCGGCAAGATTGAAGGGATCCAGAACACCGAGACGTTCGTCGAGATGCAGCGGACGGACAAGGAACCTAATTACAGCGCCCATGCATCGAAAGCACAATAA
- the trxA gene encoding thioredoxin — translation MESTSRSASNNLVHVTSKSWDSEVLKSDVPVFVDFWAEWCGPCRMVGPAVEQISKMLAGKVKVAKLNVDENQEIALKYGVRSIPSLVLFKGGKEVGRTVGAAPKEAYVKFIETTLAKA, via the coding sequence ATGGAAAGTACATCTCGCAGCGCCTCAAACAATCTTGTTCATGTAACTTCAAAGTCTTGGGACTCCGAAGTGCTCAAGTCTGACGTGCCGGTTTTCGTTGATTTCTGGGCAGAATGGTGCGGGCCATGCCGCATGGTCGGGCCGGCGGTCGAGCAAATCTCCAAGATGCTCGCAGGCAAGGTAAAGGTTGCAAAGCTGAACGTTGACGAAAACCAGGAAATCGCACTGAAATATGGCGTCAGGTCTATCCCGTCGCTTGTGCTCTTCAAGGGCGGCAAGGAGGTCGGCAGGACCGTGGGCGCTGCTCCGAAAGAGGCATACGTCAAGTTCATCGAGACTACACTGGCAAAGGCCTAG
- a CDS encoding right-handed parallel beta-helix repeat-containing protein, with the protein MQKNTAYVIGTIAVFLAVAAMIPKTTTMNAMAQPSNSTGANVTALSNAVSNAVNSAQSSSSSSQPVCGEVIKHNVMLTANLNCSGDGLIVGADGVTINLNGFFITGPGSGTSTRGIIIPNVGDVKIIGPSVISGFGTAIDYTGGPGGGNVTAVIISNNGNGISLTGTKGVFIQDDLINHNNVGVSSQSSSGGNVSSNIINNNAQSGVVLVNTQNMGVSTNNIIGDGSSGVFVDSQSGGNNIGFNNVFGNNVDINNANGLPLNINNNSMHDNNCFNSNPGGLCIGR; encoded by the coding sequence ATGCAGAAGAATACGGCATATGTAATAGGCACGATTGCAGTTTTCCTAGCAGTAGCTGCAATGATACCGAAAACAACGACAATGAATGCAATGGCACAACCATCAAACAGCACTGGGGCAAATGTCACGGCCCTTTCCAACGCGGTTTCCAACGCCGTGAATTCGGCACAGAGCAGTAGCAGCAGCTCGCAACCAGTCTGTGGAGAGGTCATCAAGCACAATGTCATGCTGACAGCCAACCTGAACTGCAGCGGCGACGGACTTATCGTCGGAGCCGACGGCGTCACAATCAATCTCAATGGCTTCTTTATCACCGGTCCGGGATCTGGGACCTCAACCAGAGGCATCATAATCCCTAACGTGGGAGATGTCAAAATCATAGGCCCGAGCGTGATTAGCGGCTTTGGAACAGCGATCGACTACACCGGCGGACCTGGCGGAGGAAACGTCACAGCAGTGATCATCTCGAACAATGGCAATGGCATTTCGCTTACTGGAACCAAGGGAGTATTCATCCAGGATGACCTCATAAACCACAACAATGTAGGCGTCTCGTCCCAGTCTAGCAGCGGTGGCAACGTCTCGTCCAACATAATCAATAACAATGCGCAGTCAGGCGTAGTACTTGTAAACACGCAGAACATGGGAGTATCTACGAATAACATCATCGGCGACGGCTCAAGCGGCGTGTTCGTCGACTCTCAGAGTGGCGGGAACAACATCGGATTTAACAACGTGTTTGGCAACAACGTGGACATCAACAACGCAAACGGCCTGCCGCTTAACATCAACAACAACAGCATGCACGACAACAACTGCTTCAACAGCAACCCTGGCGGCTTGTGCATAGGCAGATAA
- a CDS encoding Ku protein: MAGSARSLWKGSISFGLVNIPVNLYSATEDRSFSFNQLCKNGHRIQYKRWCPVENREVPYDEIRKGYEVSKDNYVLIDKADLRAVRVESTKTIDIREFIDMEELDPIFVEKSYYVGPDSRKGVEKAYSLLVSILGNTKKAGIGKVVLRDREQIVALRAYQRGIVMHVLHYIDEIRPIDEIKGIGEAASERTKTDDKEMQLGRTLVEQLAANGFDASQYTDVYSKEIQKLIEAKAKGRQVLVAPEGEGRLSPTPDLLEALKASIKKTSSGRGKK, encoded by the coding sequence ATGGCGGGTTCGGCTCGGAGCCTTTGGAAGGGCAGCATTTCTTTCGGACTAGTCAATATACCGGTCAACCTATATTCCGCCACAGAGGACAGGAGTTTTTCCTTTAACCAGCTGTGCAAGAACGGCCACAGGATCCAGTACAAGCGCTGGTGTCCTGTAGAGAACAGGGAGGTCCCCTACGACGAAATAAGAAAAGGGTACGAGGTTTCTAAGGACAATTACGTGCTGATAGACAAGGCGGACTTGAGGGCCGTCAGGGTCGAAAGCACCAAGACAATCGATATCCGTGAGTTTATTGACATGGAGGAGCTGGACCCGATTTTTGTTGAAAAGAGCTATTACGTCGGCCCCGACTCTAGGAAGGGAGTCGAGAAGGCCTATTCTCTGCTCGTCAGCATTCTGGGGAACACGAAAAAGGCGGGAATAGGCAAGGTCGTCCTGCGCGACAGGGAGCAGATAGTTGCGCTGAGGGCTTACCAGCGTGGAATTGTAATGCATGTGCTTCATTACATTGACGAGATACGGCCCATCGACGAAATAAAGGGCATCGGTGAGGCGGCAAGCGAAAGGACAAAGACTGACGACAAGGAGATGCAGCTTGGCAGGACCCTCGTTGAGCAGCTCGCAGCAAACGGGTTCGATGCGAGCCAGTATACCGACGTATATAGTAAAGAGATTCAAAAACTCATTGAGGCAAAAGCCAAGGGCAGACAGGTCTTGGTCGCTCCCGAAGGTGAAGGCCGGCTTTCTCCTACCCCAGACTTGCTAGAGGCGCTAAAGGCGAGCATAAAAAAGACGTCGTCCGGCAGGGGCAAAAAATAG